DNA sequence from the Dreissena polymorpha isolate Duluth1 chromosome 3, UMN_Dpol_1.0, whole genome shotgun sequence genome:
TTGTTTTGTCTTTTGCATCTGtctaaattgtaaaaaatgtaatgaTGTTAAGGTTtgcataacattttaatttgacCTGCATTATCTGTTTTGTTGCAGGTAACAGATATGTCAAAACAAGTTGGAGTCCAGTATTCGCCAACGAAAATGGGCCTGGCTATTGAGGCCGTTCGAAGTAAGGCAATGTCTAAACGCAAAGCTGCCATGACGTTCGGTGTGCCGAGGTCAACGCTCTTAGACAAGCTGAGTGGGCGTGTCCCGGAGGCAAGGACTCGTCCTGGTCCAGCGACGGTCTTATCAGCAGCAGAGGAAGACGTGTTGGTGAATTATATCAAATTAATGGCTTCCATTGGATATCCGGTTTCGCGCGAGGAACTTTTAAACGAGGTCAAAAAGATTATTGATGTTGATGGGCGCAAAACgccatttaaaaacaacaaaccagAAAAAGATTGGTTCTATGCCTTCAAGAACCGTCATCCAGATTTAAGCGAGCGCTTCGCCATGACACTTGGGCACCAACGCGCCTTTGTTAATATGGCTATGATTGAATCATGGTATTCAAATCTGTTTAAATACCTTCGAGATGAAATAAATGGGTATGAAAATATGATTCAAGACCCTCGACGGATTTTTAACGCCGATGAGAGTGGATTCCCACTTTGTTATAAATCTGGAAAAGTACTTGCACAAACGGGTGCACGACATGTTTACAACGTTACATCTAGTAACAAACAGCAGATTACGGTCATGGTCTGCTTCAATGCATTTGGCGACTTCTTCCCACCATTGATTGTCTATCCAGGTGAAAGATTCCGCGATATCGGATTGAGCAGTTTTCCAGAAGCTATATATGGCCATACTTCTAATGGGTGGATGGACAGTGAGCTCTTTGTGACATTTCTGGAAGAATTTTCAAATTACGTAGATCAGAAGAAAATTACCAAACCTGTTATACTTTTCGTTGACGGACATTCGACTCACATGTCCAGGAGCGCCGCTGAATTCTGCGCCGCTAATGGAATCATTCTATATTGTCTTTTGCCTAACGCCACCCACATTCTGCAACCATGCGATGTTGGATTTTTTTCCCCCATGAAGGCTTCTTGGAAGAGACACTTGAAAAATTGGCAAATGGAAAATATTGGAGAGATTTTAACAAAAAAGGACTTTCCCAAAGTGTTCAAGGCAGCATGGGACGCCGTTACCAGCTTTGAATTAGCTGTACGGGGGTTTCGAAGGTCCGGACTGTTCCCGTTGGACCCTTCCGGGATAGACAAAACAAAACTTGAGCCTTCTAAACTTGCCAATCCTGTCACCATGGCTCTTGATCGAGACCAAGTTCCTGCCCAAGCCCTAGTACCAGACAATGCAAAAGCGCCTGTTCAAGCCTCAAAACAAGCCCATGCCCCTTCCCAAGCCCCAGAAAAGGATCCGGTCCCGATCCAAGTACAAGACAATGTACATGCCCCCATCCAACTACCAGacaataaaatggaattaaataatGACAAGTTAGAAgagtttttaaattgtttacttGAAAAAGTGTACGATGTCGGTAATAGCCGAATCCTGTAGATAACGCCCTCCGCACAGTCAACTTATGATGACCTCCCTTTTCTTACTTTTACAAATTGGCGCCGATATTTTATACCAACCAATGGCAAGAGCGTCCgttaaatattctatatataactTTCATTTCTTTTTGCAGCGGCTGTCATCGAAATGGGTAAGGCTTATGTCTAAAACTGTCGATAATAGCCGACGTTGCTCTAGTTGATTGAAGTCataaattaattatcaaaattattCTATCAAAGAGAAGTATTGTTTTtccaattaagttttttttttataaaatcgatTTTTATTGTAACTGAGTCTGTTGGTTATACGGGTCAATATAAGCTGTTAGATTTAGTGGCTTATGTTTGTTAAAGGTTAGCCACTCGGGTAAGTCACACAAATTATATGGCTAACGTCAGTGTGTTCATTTCAAAGCACCAAACCAACTGGGACAAGTGTTGTCTATGTCAGACTGAAAAGAAAGATGA
Encoded proteins:
- the LOC127872688 gene encoding uncharacterized protein LOC127872688, encoding MSKQVGVQYSPTKMGLAIEAVRSKAMSKRKAAMTFGVPRSTLLDKLSGRVPEARTRPGPATVLSAAEEDVLVNYIKLMASIGYPVSREELLNEVKKIIDVDGRKTPFKNNKPEKDWFYAFKNRHPDLSERFAMTLGHQRAFVNMAMIESWYSNLFKYLRDEINGYENMIQDPRRIFNADESGFPLCYKSGKVLAQTGARHVYNVTSSNKQQITVMVCFNAFGDFFPPLIVYPGERFRDIGLSSFPEAIYGHTSNGWMDSELFVTFLEEFSNYVDQKKITKPVILFVDGHSTHMSRSAAEFCAANGIILYCLLPNATHILQPCDVGFFSPMKASWKRHLKNWQMENIGEILTKKDFPKVFKAAWDAVTSFELAVRGFRRSGLFPLDPSGIDKTKLEPSKLANPVTMALDRDQVPAQALVPDNAKAPVQASKQAHAPSQAPEKDPVPIQMYCSETDDKSEKFCFEQWCEKRAEESLQFTIGHIVLTMELTILSFIRSF